The following coding sequences are from one Paenibacillus tundrae window:
- a CDS encoding sensor histidine kinase: MKRLWKTREKRPLHTSLTLDFLLFNFFLLLLVLVVYIIVSLDVVDFRISDHIVDPDLNVEAHVYVAELEKARGQEGTGVTSNIETQRLEDSGGWLEILNADRSVVSSVGSKKDAINQYTESELFAKLENRSDQPYYYSISPFVAEGEAKYLLLKLPRDLVSIRMNDNQLITNLKHPLPFYILVGIGLLLVLTIVYSYWVAKRIKKPLRVLSLGLTQMIRGNYSTRMSISAEKEFVQIGETFNFMADVIEKTSAEKRYAEESKQRLIVDLSHDLKTPITSIQGYAQALVEGRVGDAERQQRYLGYIHNKSVQVARMIQNMLELLKVDSPDFHMSIKQREIGEFVREIMADTYGEIEQNQFVLHVLVPDEEIYARYDPELLSRVIQNLITNALAYNPRGTALRVELIPQETHVSIEVADTGVGIPQNLWATIFDPFVRGDAARSGTGGTGLGLAIAKRNTEKMGGHLTLSQRGRETTIFTIVIPK; encoded by the coding sequence TTGAAGCGCCTATGGAAAACTAGAGAAAAGAGACCGCTGCATACGTCGCTGACACTGGACTTTCTGTTATTTAACTTCTTTCTGCTATTACTCGTACTGGTTGTATATATTATCGTATCACTTGATGTCGTTGATTTTCGTATCTCTGACCATATCGTCGATCCCGATCTGAATGTAGAAGCGCATGTGTATGTGGCTGAACTGGAGAAGGCAAGGGGTCAGGAAGGTACGGGGGTCACGTCCAATATCGAAACGCAGCGACTGGAGGATAGCGGTGGATGGTTAGAGATTTTGAATGCAGATCGCTCCGTTGTAAGTTCAGTAGGCAGTAAAAAGGACGCCATTAACCAGTACACGGAGTCCGAGTTATTTGCCAAGTTAGAAAATCGCAGCGACCAGCCCTATTATTATTCCATTTCCCCGTTCGTAGCAGAGGGAGAAGCAAAGTACCTTTTACTCAAACTTCCACGGGATCTGGTAAGCATTCGGATGAATGATAACCAACTGATTACTAATCTCAAGCATCCCTTGCCATTTTACATCTTGGTAGGTATTGGACTTCTGCTCGTGCTGACGATTGTATACAGCTATTGGGTTGCCAAGCGAATTAAGAAACCGCTTCGAGTGTTATCGCTGGGGCTCACCCAAATGATTCGGGGGAATTACAGTACACGCATGTCCATATCTGCCGAGAAGGAGTTTGTGCAGATTGGTGAGACCTTTAACTTTATGGCAGATGTGATTGAGAAGACGTCGGCCGAGAAACGTTACGCGGAAGAAAGCAAGCAACGACTCATCGTGGATCTTTCGCATGATCTCAAGACACCGATCACCTCGATTCAAGGTTATGCTCAGGCGCTGGTTGAAGGTCGTGTTGGTGATGCGGAGAGACAACAACGGTATCTAGGCTACATTCACAATAAATCTGTACAAGTTGCACGAATGATCCAAAATATGCTGGAACTGCTCAAGGTGGATTCACCCGACTTCCATATGAGCATCAAGCAGCGTGAGATTGGAGAATTTGTGCGTGAGATTATGGCCGATACGTATGGGGAAATTGAGCAAAATCAGTTTGTACTGCATGTCCTCGTACCAGATGAAGAAATCTATGCCCGGTATGATCCGGAGCTGTTATCTCGAGTCATCCAGAACTTGATTACGAATGCACTTGCATATAATCCAAGAGGTACAGCATTACGCGTAGAGTTGATCCCGCAGGAAACGCATGTCTCCATTGAAGTCGCTGATACTGGGGTAGGTATACCCCAGAATTTATGGGCAACGATTTTTGATCCGTTTGTCCGAGGGGATGCAGCGAGATCGGGAACGGGCGGAACTGGACTCGGGCTCGCTATTGCCAAACGTAATACAGAGAAAATGGGTGGACACCTAACGTTATCACAGCGAGGAAGGGAAACTACCATCTTCACCATTGTCATACCAAAATAA
- a CDS encoding AI-2E family transporter, whose product MFKVKNSFVRFSIGLALVLINIYLLSKVSFIFQPLVTMITVITVPMMLSVFFYYLLRPLVNYMERKKLNRTLSILLIYLIFGILIVLFVVGLWPALRQQLINLVENAPNLLNSLSVQLKALEQNGVITTLFPDNSTPFSQITEYINKGFNFVTDYVSGLISLLSSFAIILFTFPIILFYMLKQGEKFGRILASIAPKRFQKDSREVVLEIDQALSGFIVGRVLVNLALGVLMYIGFLIIGLPYGLLLTVIAVIMNFVPFIGAIVSSIPIVIMGLVVSPSVAIWSLIIILVAQQIQDNLVAPYVFGKKLDIHPLTTIILVLGAGDLGGIIAILIIIPFYMILKILLVRIYNLFFKEKWQNA is encoded by the coding sequence TTGTTCAAAGTAAAAAACTCATTTGTACGATTCAGCATTGGATTAGCTCTTGTGCTGATCAACATCTATCTATTATCCAAAGTGAGCTTCATATTCCAGCCATTAGTTACGATGATTACGGTAATTACTGTGCCGATGATGCTTTCCGTGTTCTTTTATTATCTACTGAGGCCCTTGGTTAATTATATGGAGAGAAAGAAGCTTAACCGAACGCTCAGTATTCTGCTGATCTATCTGATCTTTGGCATTCTAATTGTGCTGTTTGTCGTGGGGTTGTGGCCAGCATTGCGTCAGCAATTGATTAATCTGGTAGAAAATGCGCCAAACCTGCTCAATTCACTAAGTGTTCAGCTCAAAGCATTAGAACAAAATGGTGTAATTACGACCTTGTTCCCGGATAATTCAACGCCGTTCTCTCAAATTACCGAATACATCAATAAAGGATTTAACTTCGTGACGGACTACGTTAGTGGTCTCATCTCGCTTCTTTCCAGTTTTGCAATTATCCTGTTCACCTTCCCGATCATTCTGTTCTACATGCTGAAACAAGGCGAGAAGTTTGGTCGTATCCTCGCATCGATTGCGCCCAAGCGTTTTCAGAAGGACAGTCGTGAAGTGGTACTGGAGATCGATCAGGCACTCAGTGGATTTATCGTAGGACGAGTGCTTGTAAACCTGGCATTAGGTGTATTAATGTATATAGGTTTTCTTATCATCGGTTTACCTTACGGACTGCTGCTGACCGTCATTGCTGTCATTATGAACTTTGTTCCATTTATCGGTGCGATCGTATCGTCGATCCCCATTGTGATTATGGGACTGGTCGTATCGCCGTCTGTGGCGATCTGGTCACTCATTATCATTCTTGTTGCTCAGCAGATTCAAGATAATCTAGTTGCTCCGTATGTATTCGGCAAAAAGCTGGATATTCACCCGCTCACAACCATAATTTTGGTACTCGGTGCGGGGGACTTGGGCGGAATTATAGCTATTCTTATCATTATTCCGTTCTATATGATTCTCAAAATCTTGTTGGTACGTATCTACAATTTGTTCTTTAAGGAAAAGTGGCAAAATGCCTAG
- a CDS encoding Asp23/Gls24 family envelope stress response protein has product MTEIVPVTYNEPEYIEPQPALIGAVHIATDVVSKIVGIAAQTTAGISSMSAGITEGIAKSISGKSLQKGIDVIVKEERASIQLRIVLQYGCRMHEVCRELQHNVQQAVENFTGLFVDEIKVHVVGVSMQEQQV; this is encoded by the coding sequence ATGACTGAAATCGTACCTGTAACCTATAATGAACCCGAATATATTGAACCTCAGCCAGCTCTGATCGGTGCAGTTCATATCGCTACAGATGTTGTATCCAAAATTGTAGGCATAGCTGCACAGACAACCGCGGGAATATCGTCTATGTCTGCAGGCATAACGGAAGGCATTGCCAAGAGCATTAGTGGCAAGAGCCTGCAAAAAGGAATTGATGTGATTGTAAAAGAAGAGCGTGCATCAATTCAATTAAGAATTGTTTTGCAATATGGTTGTCGTATGCATGAGGTCTGCCGTGAATTGCAGCATAATGTGCAGCAAGCTGTAGAGAATTTCACCGGACTTTTCGTTGACGAAATTAAGGTTCATGTCGTGGGAGTATCCATGCAGGAACAGCAGGTGTAA
- a CDS encoding AraC family transcriptional regulator: MITYMFKNNQFQELQLLHYGTEPCTPGHSFGPAMRDYYKIHYILNGKGTFQVGGQTYKLHKGQGFLIVPHSVVHYEADQNEPWEYSWVAFQGSNVVSLLQQACLSEQRPIFELHNDDELRSCLHRMISSRNTHKGWEISMTGLLYQFFAVLIDQASETSHPVVQDYTKDTYVTQVIDFIEMNYANAITVQAIASHVGLQRSYLCSLFKDLIGSSIQSYLVNYRMRRAAELTLDPSLSIGDIARSVGYLDQLLFSKMFKKVMGQSPTQYRKQKTAPSPLRS, from the coding sequence GTGATTACATATATGTTCAAGAACAATCAATTCCAGGAGCTGCAGCTGCTCCATTATGGCACCGAACCTTGCACACCAGGGCACAGCTTTGGCCCAGCGATGCGTGATTACTACAAAATTCATTATATTCTGAATGGCAAAGGTACCTTCCAAGTTGGAGGGCAAACGTACAAGTTGCACAAAGGACAAGGATTTCTCATTGTGCCTCACTCCGTTGTTCATTATGAAGCTGACCAAAACGAACCATGGGAATATAGCTGGGTGGCTTTCCAAGGTAGCAATGTCGTTTCTTTATTACAACAAGCTTGCCTGTCTGAACAGCGTCCGATCTTCGAGTTGCATAATGATGATGAATTGCGCTCGTGTCTGCATCGCATGATCAGCTCTAGAAATACACATAAAGGCTGGGAAATTAGTATGACCGGCTTGTTATATCAATTCTTCGCGGTGCTGATTGATCAAGCTAGTGAGACAAGTCATCCCGTCGTGCAGGATTACACGAAAGATACGTATGTTACGCAAGTGATTGATTTTATTGAGATGAACTATGCCAATGCGATTACGGTTCAAGCGATTGCTTCTCATGTTGGCTTACAACGAAGTTACCTCTGCTCACTCTTCAAAGATCTGATCGGAAGCAGCATTCAATCCTACCTGGTGAATTATCGCATGCGAAGAGCGGCTGAATTGACGCTTGATCCCAGCCTAAGTATTGGTGACATTGCTCGATCAGTCGGGTATCTGGATCAATTGCTCTTCTCCAAAATGTTCAAAAAGGTCATGGGACAATCTCCAACTCAATATCGCAAACAAAAAACAGCACCTTCCCCACTTCGTAGTTAA
- a CDS encoding aldo/keto reductase has translation MPYTASSERYSEMNYIRSGKSGIKLPQIALGLWQNFGGNRTMDVQTEMILRAFDLGINHFDLANNYGPPPGSAEENFGVIYKKHLRPYRDELLISSKAGYHMWEGPYGEWGSRKNLIASLDQSLSRMGLEYVDIFYHHRPDPETPLEETMAALDHIVRQGKALYVGLSNYNAEQTQEAVTILRRLGTPCLVHQPNYSMLNRWIEDGLQDVLDEQGVGSIAFCPLGRGQLTNKYVEKITAERANPTGNLKKEAYTDERISKFEALQAVAERRGQTISQLALNWILRGNRVTSALIGASRVSQIEENVAALKAPELTTEELNEIDRILDGIGNYPW, from the coding sequence ATGCCCTACACTGCAAGTAGTGAACGATACAGTGAAATGAACTATATCCGCTCCGGTAAATCCGGAATTAAGCTGCCTCAGATCGCATTGGGATTATGGCAAAATTTTGGCGGTAATCGCACCATGGATGTTCAGACAGAAATGATTCTTCGTGCCTTCGATCTGGGCATTAATCATTTTGATCTGGCTAACAATTATGGACCACCTCCTGGATCGGCAGAGGAGAACTTCGGTGTTATTTATAAAAAGCATCTACGTCCTTACCGGGATGAACTGCTGATCTCGAGCAAGGCGGGATATCATATGTGGGAAGGGCCATACGGCGAATGGGGTTCTCGCAAAAACTTGATTGCCAGCCTTGATCAGAGTCTCAGCAGAATGGGACTTGAGTATGTCGATATTTTCTACCACCACCGTCCAGACCCTGAGACACCACTTGAAGAGACGATGGCTGCTCTGGATCATATTGTAAGACAAGGCAAAGCCCTATACGTGGGACTGTCCAACTATAATGCTGAGCAGACGCAAGAAGCTGTTACCATTCTTCGCCGTCTGGGCACACCATGTCTGGTTCACCAGCCGAACTACTCTATGCTGAATCGCTGGATAGAGGATGGTCTTCAGGATGTATTAGACGAACAAGGCGTGGGTTCGATTGCATTCTGCCCTCTTGGCCGTGGACAGTTAACGAATAAGTATGTTGAGAAGATTACAGCGGAACGAGCGAATCCAACAGGTAATCTGAAAAAAGAAGCCTATACGGACGAACGCATTTCCAAGTTCGAGGCGCTTCAGGCGGTTGCTGAGCGCAGAGGTCAGACGATATCCCAGCTTGCGCTGAACTGGATTCTACGTGGCAACCGTGTAACCTCAGCTCTGATCGGTGCAAGTCGGGTGTCACAGATCGAAGAGAATGTCGCAGCTCTCAAGGCACCGGAATTAACAACAGAAGAGCTGAATGAGATTGATCGCATCCTAGATGGAATTGGGAATTACCCTTGGTAA
- a CDS encoding acyl-CoA synthetase, with amino-acid sequence MENHPSDRIALRWLSDHQELEEITYGDLFKQANRLAGGLRDLGLEKGDRVLVMVPRRIIAYVIYIACLKLGIAVIPSSEMLRAKDLEYRLRHSEARGVIVWSETTSEVEKMNADLPSLAHRIVAAPHGETGVPAEGWVNVEQLMQGQSDEMAAVETHRDDIAILAYTSGTTGNPKGVVHSHGWGYAHLRIASSLWLDIQPSDTVWATAAPGWQKWIWSPFLSVLGRGATGLVYNGSFQPKRYLQLMQEHEISVLCCTPTEYRLMAKTDDLGHYDLSKLRSAVSAGEPLNQEVIEIFQRHFNLTIRDGYGQTESTLLIGSLSGAPIRIGSMGQSITPGLIEIIDEDGHPQPAGQVGDIAVHKDMPALFREYYQDAGRKEASQRGDYFVTGDRARKDEEGYFWFEGRSDDIIISSGYTIGPFEVEEALMKHASVKECAVVASPDEIRGHVVKAFVVLRDESLASTELVRELQNHVKEWTAPYKYPRKIEFVTDLPKTSSGKIRRIELREQEKRNV; translated from the coding sequence ATGGAGAATCACCCGTCAGATCGGATTGCACTTAGATGGCTCAGCGATCATCAAGAGTTGGAAGAGATCACATACGGTGATTTGTTTAAGCAAGCCAACCGTCTTGCTGGTGGATTACGTGACTTAGGACTAGAGAAGGGGGATAGAGTACTGGTCATGGTACCACGTCGGATTATTGCCTATGTTATTTACATTGCTTGCCTGAAGCTGGGCATTGCCGTGATCCCTTCTTCCGAGATGCTGCGAGCTAAGGACTTGGAATATCGTCTGCGGCACTCTGAAGCCCGTGGAGTGATTGTGTGGTCTGAGACAACATCAGAAGTGGAGAAGATGAACGCAGATCTGCCATCCCTCGCACACCGGATCGTTGCAGCACCTCATGGTGAAACTGGCGTACCAGCCGAAGGCTGGGTGAACGTGGAGCAGTTAATGCAAGGTCAGTCGGACGAGATGGCTGCGGTAGAAACACACCGAGATGATATCGCCATCCTTGCTTACACCTCAGGAACAACCGGTAATCCCAAAGGAGTTGTACATAGCCATGGTTGGGGATATGCTCACCTGCGGATCGCTTCTTCGTTATGGCTGGATATCCAACCATCAGATACCGTATGGGCAACCGCAGCACCTGGATGGCAAAAATGGATCTGGAGTCCATTCCTCTCTGTTCTCGGAAGAGGTGCGACAGGTCTGGTCTACAACGGTTCATTCCAGCCTAAACGTTACTTACAACTCATGCAGGAACATGAGATCAGTGTGCTATGTTGTACACCGACGGAATATCGATTAATGGCAAAAACAGATGATCTGGGACATTATGACTTGTCCAAGCTTCGTAGTGCCGTATCTGCTGGTGAGCCGCTTAATCAGGAGGTTATTGAGATATTCCAACGTCATTTCAACCTCACGATTCGGGACGGATATGGACAGACTGAAAGTACGTTGCTTATTGGAAGCTTAAGCGGTGCGCCTATTCGAATTGGCTCCATGGGTCAATCCATCACACCAGGGCTGATTGAGATTATTGATGAGGATGGGCATCCGCAGCCAGCAGGACAAGTTGGAGATATCGCGGTGCACAAAGATATGCCTGCCTTGTTCCGCGAGTATTATCAAGATGCAGGACGCAAGGAAGCCAGCCAACGGGGCGATTATTTTGTAACAGGAGATCGCGCACGTAAGGATGAAGAAGGCTACTTCTGGTTTGAAGGCCGTAGTGACGACATTATTATCAGCTCAGGGTATACGATTGGGCCATTTGAAGTCGAAGAAGCTCTTATGAAGCATGCGAGCGTGAAGGAATGTGCGGTGGTGGCGAGCCCAGATGAGATCCGTGGGCATGTGGTGAAAGCCTTTGTCGTTCTTAGAGATGAATCATTGGCTTCAACGGAACTGGTACGGGAGTTGCAAAATCATGTCAAAGAATGGACAGCACCTTACAAGTATCCACGTAAAATTGAATTCGTCACTGATCTGCCGAAAACAAGCTCAGGTAAGATTCGCCGAATTGAACTGCGTGAGCAGGAAAAACGAAACGTATAA
- a CDS encoding aminopeptidase: MSAFEQSFEKSLEQYAELVVKVGVNIQKGQDLLVTAPIETLEFTRLIVQKAYAAGAKYVQVDFDDDNITRSRFEHGSDDSFDYYPAWKGDMMERFAEAGGATLTIKVPDPELYKGIDSDKVSRATKAAAEARKGYSKYTRNHEISWCLIKAPTKAWANKVFADIPEEDRINVMWETIFKMNRVDGGDAVQNWRTHLDTLNTMSDLLNKKNYKSLHYRAPGTDLKIELVDNHIWGGGGSENKQGVYTVANMPTEEVFTMPKRSGVNGYVSSTMPLNLNGQLVDQMRITFKDGQVVAYTAASGEEHLKNLFATDEGARYLGEVALVPHDSPISNLNRIFYNTGIDENASCHLAVGSAYPFNMKNGTSMSNEELLQHECNVSLTHVDFMIGSAELDIDGELQDGTIEPVFRKGNWAF, translated from the coding sequence ATGAGCGCATTTGAACAATCTTTTGAAAAATCGCTAGAACAATACGCCGAGTTGGTAGTCAAAGTCGGTGTGAATATTCAGAAAGGACAAGACCTGTTGGTCACTGCACCAATCGAGACTTTAGAGTTTACCCGTTTGATCGTACAGAAGGCATATGCGGCCGGTGCGAAGTATGTGCAAGTAGACTTTGATGACGACAATATTACTCGCAGTCGTTTCGAGCACGGTTCGGATGATAGCTTTGATTACTATCCTGCTTGGAAAGGCGACATGATGGAACGATTCGCCGAAGCAGGTGGAGCGACATTAACGATTAAAGTACCTGACCCTGAGCTGTATAAAGGTATTGACTCAGACAAGGTTTCCCGTGCAACAAAGGCTGCTGCGGAGGCACGCAAAGGATATTCCAAATACACGCGTAACCATGAAATTAGCTGGTGTCTGATCAAAGCGCCAACGAAGGCGTGGGCTAACAAAGTATTTGCCGATATTCCAGAAGAAGATCGCATTAACGTGATGTGGGAAACGATCTTCAAAATGAATCGTGTGGATGGCGGCGATGCTGTACAGAACTGGAGAACACACCTGGATACACTCAATACCATGAGCGATTTGCTGAATAAGAAAAATTACAAGAGTTTGCACTACCGGGCACCAGGAACCGACTTGAAGATTGAACTCGTCGACAACCACATCTGGGGCGGTGGCGGCAGCGAAAATAAACAAGGGGTCTACACCGTGGCAAATATGCCGACGGAAGAGGTATTCACAATGCCTAAGCGCAGTGGTGTGAATGGTTATGTTAGCAGTACCATGCCGCTGAATCTGAACGGACAGCTTGTAGACCAGATGCGCATTACGTTTAAGGATGGACAGGTTGTTGCTTATACAGCAGCATCTGGTGAAGAGCATCTGAAAAACCTGTTTGCTACAGATGAAGGTGCACGCTATCTAGGTGAAGTAGCACTGGTGCCGCATGATTCTCCAATTTCTAACCTGAATCGCATCTTCTACAACACCGGTATTGACGAGAATGCTTCCTGTCATTTGGCTGTCGGAAGTGCGTACCCGTTCAACATGAAGAATGGCACGTCCATGTCCAATGAAGAATTGCTTCAACATGAATGCAATGTGAGTCTGACACATGTGGACTTCATGATCGGCTCTGCAGAGCTTGATATTGATGGTGAATTGCAAGATGGAACGATTGAACCGGTATTCCGCAAAGGTAACTGGGCATTCTAA
- a CDS encoding AraC family transcriptional regulator codes for MEMYFETLQSYRIAYVRQIGPYGAANVEAMDRLKQWANDQELLTESAILLGIPQDDQASTPAQHCRYDAAIVMTELEPVHSDAVEMSELSGGEYLICKVKHTAEDMQQAWNEIIPYLQKNHHTLDHTKPVMERYRYQLLKNHFCEICVPVNLV; via the coding sequence ATGGAAATGTATTTCGAAACGCTGCAATCGTATCGCATCGCTTATGTCCGTCAGATCGGCCCTTACGGGGCAGCCAATGTAGAGGCTATGGATAGGTTAAAGCAATGGGCGAATGATCAGGAGCTACTTACCGAATCAGCTATTCTACTCGGCATTCCGCAGGATGACCAGGCTAGCACACCTGCACAGCATTGTAGATACGATGCGGCTATTGTCATGACTGAACTTGAGCCTGTGCATTCGGATGCTGTCGAAATGAGTGAGCTGTCTGGCGGTGAGTACCTGATCTGTAAGGTCAAACATACGGCAGAGGATATGCAGCAAGCATGGAACGAGATCATCCCTTATTTGCAAAAAAATCATCACACGCTCGATCATACCAAACCGGTTATGGAACGATACCGCTATCAGCTTCTGAAAAATCATTTCTGTGAGATTTGTGTACCTGTAAATCTGGTCTAA
- a CDS encoding leucine-rich repeat domain-containing protein, with product MDITKAFTDEPFRQYILEHFCDQRGYIQESDVSEVTTLKLSKIGVSNLHGIEYFVELLELDCSYNQLTSLDLSHNHKLNRLDCRENQLLALDLHANTDLEVLHVSFNRLRKLDLSHNHNLVAVECHWNMLSNLNLDALHQLKELSCSYNALFSLELAHNKQLKRVDCAHNYMLELDLTACTNLVELRCNHNHIKKLNLRSNLFLESVRCFNNHIDELDLSQNEHLVELYCSENKLKQLDYRHNPKLERLQYADNLIVEENHEIHGMGVFQYDATMVNYQMPVLIQENELVVTVQVSTKAEMQELSTYIEEVWRQWDLLCARALEMIAEAHPDEDVNELVLADAEFQPDRFLRLGYDAGETPAGQLYIYVEFNDDLEIANDLVYETY from the coding sequence ATGGATATTACCAAGGCGTTCACGGATGAACCGTTTAGACAGTACATATTGGAGCATTTTTGTGATCAGCGTGGATATATACAAGAAAGTGATGTTTCTGAGGTGACAACGTTAAAGTTGTCCAAAATTGGCGTGAGTAATCTTCATGGGATTGAATATTTTGTAGAGCTTCTAGAACTTGATTGTTCGTATAATCAACTAACCAGTCTGGATCTAAGTCATAACCACAAGTTGAATAGGTTAGATTGCAGAGAGAATCAGCTGCTCGCACTGGATCTCCACGCCAACACAGATTTGGAAGTGCTCCATGTTAGTTTTAATCGACTTCGGAAGCTGGATTTATCTCATAATCACAATCTCGTCGCTGTCGAATGCCATTGGAATATGCTATCTAATTTAAACTTAGATGCTCTACATCAGTTAAAGGAGCTTAGTTGCAGCTATAATGCACTTTTTTCCCTTGAGCTTGCACACAACAAACAATTAAAGCGGGTCGATTGTGCACATAATTATATGTTGGAGCTTGATCTAACCGCATGTACTAATCTGGTAGAGCTCCGTTGTAATCATAATCATATCAAGAAGCTGAATCTTCGATCCAATCTATTCTTGGAGAGTGTTCGGTGTTTTAATAACCACATTGACGAGCTGGATCTTAGCCAGAATGAGCATTTGGTTGAACTATATTGTTCTGAAAATAAATTAAAACAGTTGGATTATCGTCATAATCCCAAGCTAGAGAGACTCCAATATGCAGATAATCTAATCGTGGAAGAAAATCATGAAATCCATGGTATGGGTGTATTCCAATATGACGCTACAATGGTTAACTATCAGATGCCTGTGCTTATTCAGGAAAATGAGCTTGTAGTTACGGTTCAAGTCTCTACCAAGGCCGAGATGCAAGAGTTATCGACTTATATTGAAGAAGTATGGAGACAGTGGGATCTGCTCTGTGCCCGTGCACTTGAGATGATTGCTGAGGCACATCCTGATGAAGATGTGAATGAATTAGTCTTGGCTGATGCCGAATTCCAGCCAGACCGTTTTTTACGTTTAGGTTATGACGCGGGAGAGACACCAGCCGGGCAATTATATATCTATGTCGAGTTTAATGATGATCTGGAGATTGCAAATGATCTAGTCTATGAAACGTATTGA
- a CDS encoding nitroreductase family protein, translating to MSELERLVKERRSAVIFEEGIEISEAELQEMFALNKFAPSAFNLQHTHYLVITDATQKEKVYEASQQYKVKTASAVIVVLGDVNAHHHIRTINEGLLNLGALTPFQYEQESQSVTEFYETRGKFFQREDAIRNASLSAMQLMLIAQDRGWDTCPMIGFDAEELQRSLDIPAHYVPAMLITMGKKSEVKQRPRGYRKPIHEYVSFNKMNAE from the coding sequence ATGAGTGAGCTGGAGAGATTGGTCAAAGAACGTAGATCCGCCGTTATTTTTGAAGAAGGTATTGAGATTTCGGAAGCTGAATTGCAAGAAATGTTCGCGTTAAATAAATTCGCACCCTCTGCCTTCAACCTGCAGCATACGCATTATTTGGTGATTACAGATGCAACGCAGAAAGAGAAAGTATATGAAGCTTCCCAGCAATATAAAGTAAAAACAGCCTCGGCTGTTATTGTTGTCTTAGGCGATGTCAACGCACACCACCATATCCGCACAATCAACGAAGGTCTGCTGAATCTCGGGGCACTCACCCCGTTCCAATATGAACAGGAATCGCAGAGCGTCACTGAATTTTATGAAACACGCGGCAAGTTCTTCCAACGTGAGGATGCGATTCGCAATGCCAGCCTGTCTGCCATGCAATTGATGCTGATCGCACAGGATCGTGGCTGGGATACCTGCCCTATGATTGGCTTTGATGCTGAAGAACTGCAACGTAGCTTGGATATTCCCGCACATTACGTACCTGCGATGCTGATCACCATGGGCAAAAAGTCCGAAGTGAAGCAGCGCCCGCGCGGGTATCGTAAACCGATTCATGAATATGTTAGCTTCAACAAAATGAATGCCGAATAA
- a CDS encoding M15 family metallopeptidase: MKSLSRKSIISTILVGSVVAGSAFTTFPLNHTLTPVASAASSSFTQFLHDNAPGRTIKTVKNVATVTNVSSTVVLVNKKRNLPSTYTPQDLVVPSIPFSFSGSSPKKQMRKVAATAIEKLFAAAKKDGIDIKAVSGYRSYATQKSIFDRNASIKGEAVANKTSARPGQSEHQTGLAMDISSASAGYDLQQSFGNTKEGKWLKANAHKYGFIIRYGKDQEKLTGYSYEPWHVRYVGVYIAGEITSQKLTLEQYLERAK; the protein is encoded by the coding sequence ATGAAATCGTTGTCTCGCAAATCCATTATTTCTACTATACTTGTTGGCTCTGTAGTAGCCGGCTCCGCATTTACTACGTTTCCACTAAATCATACACTGACTCCAGTAGCATCAGCTGCAAGCTCTAGCTTCACACAGTTTCTGCATGATAATGCACCAGGACGTACAATCAAAACCGTTAAAAATGTAGCTACTGTAACGAATGTTTCTAGCACGGTTGTGCTTGTTAACAAAAAGAGAAATCTACCTTCTACTTACACACCTCAAGATCTAGTTGTGCCTAGTATTCCTTTTAGCTTCTCTGGCTCCAGCCCGAAGAAGCAAATGCGTAAAGTTGCGGCAACTGCAATTGAGAAGTTGTTTGCTGCTGCAAAAAAAGACGGCATAGATATCAAAGCTGTGTCAGGATACCGCTCTTACGCAACTCAGAAGTCTATCTTCGATCGTAATGCGAGTATTAAAGGTGAAGCCGTTGCGAATAAAACAAGCGCTCGTCCAGGTCAGAGTGAGCATCAGACTGGACTAGCCATGGATATATCCAGCGCCTCTGCTGGGTACGATCTACAGCAAAGCTTTGGCAATACCAAAGAAGGTAAGTGGCTAAAAGCTAATGCGCACAAATACGGATTCATTATTCGTTATGGCAAAGATCAGGAAAAATTAACAGGTTATTCGTATGAGCCATGGCATGTACGTTATGTCGGCGTATATATCGCAGGTGAAATTACAAGTCAGAAACTGACGCTTGAACAATATTTAGAGCGTGCCAAATAA